From the genome of Nicotiana sylvestris chromosome 2, ASM39365v2, whole genome shotgun sequence, one region includes:
- the LOC138886441 gene encoding uncharacterized protein: protein MLTIYNLCNTVSSLGKSKEAHKIVENDRPLPEKTDQAEDEEIYDLFSGDEDYSKGVRKWVTDYYQSRPGIKVLQERIDEFITDHEAKKKTDTDTGALGP from the exons ATGTTGACGATTTATAACTTGTGCAACACTGTATCTTCTCTAGGCAAGTCAAAAGAGGCCCACAAAATTGTTGAGAATGATCGTCCATTGCCTGAGAAGACAGACCAAGCTGAAGATGAAGAGATTTATGATCTATTTTCAGGGGATGAGGATTACTCTAAAGGAGTGAGAA AGTGGGTTACAGATTATTATCAGAGTAGGCCTGGGATAAAGGTGTTGCAAGAAAGAATTGATGAGTTTATAACTGATCATGAGGCGAAAAAAAAAACAG